From a single Kitasatospora azatica KCTC 9699 genomic region:
- a CDS encoding amino acid ABC transporter permease, with protein MATSPEVRPAVPVHDRVPPAAPAAPTAAPTAGSADAAADLPIVRRRHPGQWLSTALALLALAMVVNSLVRNPRFQWGVVGDYLTTGAVLHGLTLTLWLTAATMLLGFALGTLLAAARIWGNLLLRTLSWAYVWLFRSIPPLVQLLLWFNIGALYPTLGLGIPFGPEFLTVRTVNLFGPVLTSVIGLTLLEAGFAAEVVRGGILSVDQGQLEAAQSLGLGRLRVLRRIVLPQAMRSIVPTAANSLVALLKGTSIVSVLAVQDLLYSVQLIYNQTYQIIPLLLVATLWYLLLTSLLSIGQYYLERHFARGSGRGTPTPGPLRQARAGLARLRERVDAR; from the coding sequence ATGGCCACCTCTCCCGAGGTCCGCCCCGCCGTTCCCGTCCACGATCGCGTTCCGCCCGCCGCGCCCGCCGCGCCTACCGCGGCGCCCACCGCCGGGTCCGCCGATGCTGCCGCCGACCTGCCGATCGTCCGCCGCCGGCACCCCGGCCAGTGGCTGAGCACCGCGCTCGCCCTGCTGGCACTGGCCATGGTGGTCAACTCGCTGGTCCGCAACCCGCGTTTCCAGTGGGGCGTGGTCGGCGACTACCTGACCACCGGCGCGGTGCTGCACGGGCTGACCCTGACGCTCTGGCTGACCGCCGCCACCATGCTGCTCGGCTTCGCCCTCGGCACCCTGCTGGCGGCCGCCCGGATCTGGGGCAACCTGCTGCTGCGCACCCTGAGTTGGGCCTATGTCTGGCTGTTCCGGTCGATCCCGCCGCTGGTCCAGCTGCTGCTCTGGTTCAACATCGGCGCGCTCTACCCGACGCTGGGCCTGGGCATCCCGTTCGGCCCGGAGTTCCTCACCGTGCGGACGGTCAACCTGTTCGGCCCGGTGCTCACCTCGGTGATCGGACTCACCCTGCTGGAGGCGGGTTTCGCGGCCGAGGTGGTGCGCGGCGGGATCCTCTCGGTCGACCAGGGGCAGCTGGAGGCCGCGCAGTCGCTGGGCCTGGGACGGCTGCGGGTGCTGCGCCGGATCGTGCTGCCGCAGGCGATGCGCTCGATCGTGCCGACCGCCGCCAACTCGCTGGTGGCACTGCTCAAGGGCACCAGCATCGTCAGCGTGCTGGCGGTCCAGGACCTGCTCTACTCGGTGCAGTTGATCTACAACCAGACCTACCAGATCATCCCGCTGCTGCTGGTCGCCACCCTCTGGTACCTGCTGCTGACCAGCCTGCTCTCGATCGGCCAGTACTACCTGGAACGCCACTTCGCCCGCGGCTCCGGCCGGGGAACCCCGACGCCGGGCCCGCTGCGGCAGGCCCGGGCCGGCCTGGCCCGGCTGCGCGAGCGGGTGGACGCCCGATGA